One window of Cohnella hashimotonis genomic DNA carries:
- the spoIIE gene encoding stage II sporulation protein E yields the protein MDKPSVIPFVPRSGQDAGAAASNKRKASGKSKGKQWFGRKDGPAMTGGGALAAVGHSGAVKERSIWGTSLERKKGLWLLAVALLGFLLGRASMLEGIAPFAAAYYGVTLYMRREHAWWAAIGLIAGSFWAQVPEPAAIAAQIGVIYLLYRGLEAYERADLSHAPIVVLASCLLVGLFGTVMQDDGGWLPYLLTGVEAGLSLVLTLLFVHAMPLLAKTSKAARLRHEEWIGLMILLASVMTGLTGWTIYGVALVAVFTRYIVLLFALSAGPALGTSAGVVAGIILSLSDLGSVPQISLLAFGGLLAGLLREGGKAAAVFGLLLGTTVLALYTGSSAETMASIWASLAASVLIAFTPKYWTDSIAQYVPGTSNYARNQQEYAQKVRDLTAARVERFSEVFRQLSRSFTQMTQAGETARQNQDFEHFINAVHEHNCATCHKRGACWDEQFFQTYKLMTDLMSAVEERPNLSPADIPKPLHKQCVRVPQVLDVLKRQYELYRHDLHWRTQLQDSRMLVAEQLSGVSQVMDDLVREIRREAREQSHQEEQIREELDKLGLAIQHIDIVSLEEGQIEIEIVHAFKPGFDESRKVIAPLLSDILGETVSVRTERTSDRPDRLTTVSFASAKAFEVETAMAGAAKDGDVLSGDSFSAIELGSGKYAVALSDGMGNGARARMESSAALSMLEQLLQSGIDERLAIKSVNSVLMLRSPEESFATVDLALIDLYSAGATMLKIGSTPSFIKRGREVIPLAAGNLPIGILQEIEIDVLRVQLQPGDTLVMMTDGILDSPGHAVHAMNKELWMKRVLQEIETEDPQELADELLDIALRQHPGGGVKDDMTVVVTRISKHQPEWASFRWTGASRVERPRTVS from the coding sequence ATGGACAAGCCATCCGTCATTCCGTTCGTTCCCCGGTCCGGGCAAGACGCGGGCGCGGCAGCATCGAACAAGCGCAAAGCAAGTGGGAAAAGCAAAGGAAAGCAGTGGTTCGGCAGAAAGGACGGGCCGGCAATGACGGGAGGAGGCGCTTTGGCCGCGGTCGGCCACTCGGGCGCCGTGAAGGAGCGAAGTATATGGGGGACGTCGCTGGAAAGGAAAAAGGGTTTGTGGCTGCTGGCGGTCGCGCTTCTCGGATTCCTGCTCGGCCGCGCCTCCATGCTGGAAGGGATTGCGCCTTTTGCGGCGGCTTACTACGGCGTCACGCTTTATATGCGCAGGGAGCATGCCTGGTGGGCGGCGATTGGGCTGATCGCGGGGAGCTTCTGGGCGCAGGTCCCGGAGCCGGCTGCGATCGCTGCGCAGATCGGCGTCATCTATCTATTGTATCGCGGCTTGGAGGCGTATGAACGCGCCGACCTGTCCCACGCGCCGATCGTCGTTCTCGCATCCTGTCTGCTGGTCGGACTGTTCGGCACCGTCATGCAGGACGACGGAGGCTGGCTGCCTTATCTTCTGACCGGCGTCGAGGCCGGACTGTCCCTGGTGCTCACGCTGCTCTTCGTGCATGCGATGCCGCTGCTGGCCAAGACTTCGAAGGCAGCCAGGCTGCGGCATGAAGAGTGGATCGGCCTCATGATCCTGCTCGCCTCAGTCATGACGGGGCTTACGGGCTGGACGATCTACGGCGTCGCCTTGGTCGCCGTGTTCACGCGATATATCGTCCTGCTGTTCGCGCTCTCGGCGGGACCGGCGCTAGGGACGTCCGCAGGCGTCGTCGCGGGGATCATCCTCAGCCTGTCGGATCTCGGATCCGTGCCGCAGATCAGCCTGCTCGCCTTCGGCGGCTTGCTGGCAGGCCTGCTTCGCGAAGGCGGCAAGGCGGCCGCCGTGTTCGGCCTCCTGCTCGGCACGACAGTGCTCGCGCTGTACACGGGCAGCTCGGCCGAGACAATGGCGTCGATCTGGGCTTCGCTCGCCGCTTCCGTCCTGATCGCCTTCACGCCCAAGTATTGGACGGACTCTATAGCACAATATGTGCCGGGCACCTCCAATTATGCACGCAACCAGCAAGAATACGCGCAAAAAGTTCGCGATCTGACGGCTGCGCGGGTCGAGCGCTTCTCCGAGGTGTTCCGCCAGCTGTCCCGCAGCTTCACGCAGATGACGCAGGCGGGAGAGACGGCCAGGCAGAACCAGGACTTCGAACACTTCATCAACGCCGTCCACGAGCACAACTGCGCGACCTGCCACAAGCGCGGCGCATGCTGGGACGAGCAGTTTTTCCAGACCTACAAGCTGATGACCGATCTGATGTCCGCCGTAGAGGAACGACCGAATCTCTCGCCGGCCGACATTCCTAAGCCGCTGCACAAGCAGTGCGTCAGAGTTCCGCAAGTCCTCGACGTGCTCAAGCGCCAATATGAGCTGTACCGTCACGATCTGCATTGGCGGACGCAGCTGCAGGACAGCAGAATGCTCGTCGCCGAGCAGCTGTCGGGCGTCTCCCAGGTGATGGACGACCTGGTGAGGGAAATCCGGCGAGAGGCGCGGGAGCAGAGCCACCAGGAGGAGCAGATCCGCGAGGAACTCGACAAGCTGGGCCTCGCCATTCAGCACATCGATATCGTGAGCCTCGAGGAGGGGCAGATCGAGATCGAGATCGTCCATGCGTTCAAGCCCGGCTTCGACGAGAGCCGGAAGGTGATCGCGCCGCTCCTGTCGGACATTCTCGGAGAGACCGTGTCCGTCCGTACCGAGCGCACCTCCGACCGCCCGGACCGGCTCACGACGGTGTCCTTCGCCTCGGCCAAGGCATTCGAGGTGGAGACCGCCATGGCAGGCGCGGCCAAGGACGGCGATGTGCTCTCGGGCGACAGCTTCAGCGCGATCGAGCTCGGCAGCGGCAAGTATGCCGTCGCGCTCAGCGACGGCATGGGCAACGGCGCGCGGGCCCGCATGGAGAGCAGCGCGGCGCTGTCGATGCTCGAGCAGCTGCTCCAGTCGGGGATCGACGAGCGGCTTGCGATCAAGTCCGTCAACTCGGTGCTTATGCTGCGCTCGCCCGAGGAGTCGTTCGCGACCGTGGACCTGGCGCTCATCGATCTGTACAGCGCCGGCGCGACGATGCTCAAGATCGGCTCTACGCCAAGCTTTATCAAGCGCGGCCGTGAGGTCATTCCCCTCGCCGCGGGCAATTTGCCGATCGGAATTCTGCAGGAGATCGAGATCGACGTACTGCGGGTCCAGCTGCAGCCGGGCGATACGCTGGTCATGATGACGGACGGCATCCTCGATTCGCCGGGGCACGCCGTGCATGCGATGAACAAGGAGCTATGGATGAAGCGGGTGCTGCAGGAGATCGAGACCGAGGATCCGCAGGAGCTCGCTGACGAGCTGCTCGACATCGCCCTCCGGCAGCATCCGGGCGGCGGCGTCAAGGACGATATGACGGTCGTCGTCACCCGCATCAGCAAGCATCAGCCCGAGTGGGCGTCCTTCAGGTGGACGGGCGCATCCAGGGTCGAGCGGCCAAGGACGGTGAGCTAA
- a CDS encoding peptidylprolyl isomerase translates to MNTKRTRTVGILLLIAAVLMLIAGCGNRNNQTGGASAPASESAAPSFDPSSDNDPVVTIEMDSGDKIVIELYPKVAPNTVNNFISLVKKGFYDGTVFHRVIPGFMIQGGDPEGTGSGGPGYTIKGEFTANNVDNQLLHTRGVLSMARRGDSNDSAGSQFFIMAADYPSLNGQYASFGKVVTGLETVDKIVALPTGEQDRPVEPPVMKKVTVDTKGVDYPEPEKMAE, encoded by the coding sequence ATGAATACGAAAAGAACGCGAACCGTCGGCATACTGCTGCTCATCGCTGCCGTGCTGATGCTCATCGCGGGCTGCGGCAATCGCAACAATCAAACGGGGGGCGCATCCGCACCCGCATCCGAGTCGGCGGCGCCTTCATTTGATCCTTCCTCGGATAACGACCCGGTCGTCACGATCGAAATGGACAGCGGAGACAAGATCGTCATCGAGCTGTATCCCAAAGTCGCGCCGAATACCGTCAACAACTTTATCTCTTTGGTTAAAAAAGGCTTCTACGACGGCACGGTCTTCCATCGTGTCATCCCCGGCTTCATGATTCAGGGGGGCGATCCGGAAGGTACGGGCTCGGGCGGACCCGGCTATACGATTAAAGGCGAGTTCACGGCAAACAACGTGGACAACCAGCTGCTCCATACCCGCGGCGTTCTCTCCATGGCGCGGAGAGGCGACAGCAATGACAGCGCCGGCTCGCAGTTCTTCATTATGGCAGCGGATTATCCGTCTCTGAACGGTCAGTACGCTTCCTTCGGCAAGGTCGTGACCGGCTTGGAGACGGTGGACAAGATCGTCGCATTGCCGACCGGGGAGCAAGACCGTCCCGTCGAACCGCCCGTCATGAAGAAGGTCACCGTCGACACGAAAGGCGTGGATTATCCGGAGCCGGAAAAGATGGCCGAATAA
- a CDS encoding S1 domain-containing RNA-binding protein: MAIEVGSKLEGKVTGITHFGAFVDLSGGVTGLVHISEIADSYVKDVKDHLKVGDAVTVKVINVDKDGKIGLSIRQAVDKPPEQQQQQQQQYPPRGPRGGGGDRGGRNFRPGGPVRATFEDKVSRFLKDSEERISNLKKSTESKRGGRGGRRS; encoded by the coding sequence ATGGCCATCGAAGTGGGCTCCAAATTAGAGGGTAAAGTTACCGGCATCACGCATTTCGGAGCGTTTGTGGACTTGTCCGGCGGCGTTACGGGCCTCGTGCACATCTCCGAGATTGCAGACAGCTACGTCAAGGACGTCAAGGACCATCTGAAGGTCGGCGACGCCGTCACCGTCAAAGTCATCAACGTGGACAAAGACGGGAAGATCGGGCTGTCGATCCGGCAAGCGGTAGACAAACCGCCCGAACAGCAGCAACAACAACAGCAGCAATACCCCCCGCGCGGACCTCGCGGCGGCGGAGGCGATCGCGGAGGCAGGAACTTCAGACCCGGAGGACCGGTCCGCGCCACTTTCGAGGACAAAGTATCCCGCTTCCTGAAGGATAGCGAAGAACGCATCTCCAACCTGAAGAAGAGCACAGAATCCAAGCGTGGCGGACGAGGCGGCCGCCGTTCTTGA
- a CDS encoding septum formation initiator family protein, protein MPTGTTANTPASVGLKRRLKLLLLFVLLFMSWAVYTLVVQQQHTSERSSQLHDVKTRLSEVQQKNETLKKEIVRLHDDEYIGQIAIQQGMTRPGQQSIIVKPKTP, encoded by the coding sequence ATGCCAACTGGCACTACAGCGAACACCCCGGCTTCGGTCGGACTCAAGAGACGTCTCAAACTTTTGCTTCTTTTCGTCCTTCTGTTCATGAGCTGGGCGGTCTACACCTTGGTCGTACAGCAGCAGCACACGTCCGAGCGATCTTCGCAGCTGCACGACGTGAAGACCAGGCTGTCCGAGGTCCAGCAGAAGAACGAGACGCTCAAGAAAGAGATCGTCCGATTGCACGACGATGAGTATATCGGGCAGATCGCCATACAGCAGGGAATGACCCGTCCAGGCCAGCAATCCATCATCGTCAAGCCGAAGACCCCTTGA
- the yabQ gene encoding spore cortex biosynthesis protein YabQ: protein MNAAVHWSTIGAMILCGLGMGTVFDIYRAAAARLRFRRWLLPLFDLLYWVAATLIVFRILLGVNYGEVRLYVFLGIGIGVCAYFGLFSSYVLRAAGWIFEALRKLGLLLWRIVRILLVVPLMWIVRALASLLDAVFVVTAALLLWLAKLLLRPLGPPGRWLWDRLLPVRKQFHRVRQLFQRIGIRVKEVWRVLKGPDDPSDKPDPDE from the coding sequence GTGAACGCGGCCGTCCACTGGTCGACGATCGGCGCGATGATTCTGTGCGGGCTCGGCATGGGTACCGTCTTCGATATTTATCGGGCCGCCGCCGCTCGTCTTCGTTTTCGCCGTTGGCTGCTCCCGCTGTTCGATCTTTTGTACTGGGTCGCCGCTACGCTGATTGTGTTCCGCATCCTGCTTGGCGTGAACTACGGCGAAGTGCGCCTCTACGTGTTCCTGGGCATCGGCATCGGCGTGTGCGCTTACTTCGGCTTGTTCAGCTCGTATGTGCTGCGGGCGGCGGGCTGGATATTCGAGGCGCTGCGCAAGCTGGGGCTGCTCCTCTGGCGCATCGTGCGGATATTGCTTGTCGTCCCTCTGATGTGGATCGTGCGCGCGCTTGCGAGCCTGCTTGACGCGGTTTTCGTCGTGACGGCGGCTCTGCTTTTGTGGTTGGCCAAGCTGCTGCTCCGACCGCTTGGACCTCCGGGCCGATGGCTATGGGACAGGCTGCTGCCGGTTCGCAAGCAGTTTCACCGCGTAAGGCAGCTGTTTCAGCGGATTGGGATACGGGTAAAGGAAGTATGGCGCGTTTTGAAAGGACCGGACGATCCTTCGGATAAGCCGGATCCCGACGAATAA
- the yabP gene encoding sporulation protein YabP yields the protein MDQGKSGKVQDVRLQNRKLMDITGVSQVESFDSEEFLLDTSCGPLAVRGHSLHMKNLSLEQGLVTIEGTIDAFVYLDGKAAAKSKGLLGKLFR from the coding sequence ATGGACCAGGGGAAGAGCGGCAAGGTGCAGGATGTTCGTCTGCAGAACCGCAAATTGATGGATATCACGGGCGTGAGCCAGGTCGAGAGCTTCGACAGCGAGGAGTTTCTGCTGGACACGTCCTGCGGGCCGCTCGCGGTACGCGGGCATAGCCTTCATATGAAAAATTTAAGTTTGGAGCAGGGGCTCGTGACCATCGAGGGCACGATCGACGCGTTCGTCTACCTGGACGGCAAAGCCGCCGCCAAGTCGAAGGGCCTGCTCGGAAAGCTCTTCCGGTGA
- a CDS encoding RNA-binding S4 domain-containing protein, with amino-acid sequence MRLDKFLKVSRLIKRRTVAKDVSDQGRVLLNGREAKPSADVKIGDELEIQYGQRILTIRVEKLLESTKKEDAEGLYSIVKEEVRKRESDDFFL; translated from the coding sequence ATGCGCCTCGATAAATTTCTGAAGGTGTCGCGGCTGATCAAGCGGCGCACCGTCGCGAAGGACGTGTCCGATCAGGGACGCGTCCTTCTCAATGGGCGCGAAGCCAAGCCGAGCGCCGACGTGAAGATTGGCGACGAGCTTGAGATCCAGTACGGCCAGCGCATCCTGACAATCCGCGTTGAGAAGCTCCTCGAATCGACCAAAAAGGAAGATGCCGAAGGCCTCTACTCGATCGTTAAGGAAGAAGTGCGCAAGCGCGAGAGCGACGACTTTTTCCTCTAA
- a CDS encoding HU family DNA-binding protein, whose translation MNKTDLINNISEKSGLTKKDVENVLNSFLGEVSDALASGDKVQLIGFGTFETRSRSGRVGRNPQTGKTIEIAASKVPAFKAGNKLKDAVK comes from the coding sequence ATGAACAAGACCGACCTGATCAACAACATTTCCGAAAAAAGCGGCCTGACGAAGAAAGACGTAGAAAACGTTCTGAACAGCTTCCTGGGCGAAGTATCCGACGCGCTGGCGTCCGGCGACAAGGTTCAACTGATCGGCTTCGGCACGTTCGAGACCCGCAGCCGTTCCGGCCGTGTAGGCCGCAACCCGCAGACTGGCAAAACGATCGAGATCGCCGCTTCCAAGGTTCCTGCCTTCAAAGCCGGCAACAAGCTGAAGGACGCAGTCAAGTAA
- the mazG gene encoding nucleoside triphosphate pyrophosphohydrolase — protein MPPAIIVVGLGSGGEDQLTLGILKSLETAGIRYCRTADHPAVADLAKRGIAMEPFDALYERSDSFEQVYEDIAETLLSQAALNPEQPVAYAVPGHPMVAERTVQLLRERSEARGISLDILGGESFLDQAFVRLGFDPIEGFQLLDASSLKREHLRPTLHTVVGQVYDAYTASDVKLTLMGVYPDDHEIVLGQALGIAGEERIARIPLHDLDRQESYGNLTLVYVPASEDAGLRRRSFERLHEIVSILRSPEGCPWDREQTHQSIRRNFIEETYEAIEALDLDDPDGMKEEFGDVLLQILLHSQMEEETGAFDVFDVLAELNDKLIFRHPHVFGTENAGDAEEALRNWEAMKAEEKRLKGRPERVSLLDGIPKDLPALPRAHKIQKKASGVGFDWPDLEGVWDKIAEELDELKAAVRDESQERQQEEFGDLLFAVVNASRFIHADPEEALAGTNRKFAARFRYIEERLSISGRKFDETDLLEMEGWWQEAKHAVD, from the coding sequence ATGCCCCCAGCCATCATCGTCGTCGGGCTTGGCTCCGGCGGAGAGGACCAATTGACGCTCGGCATTCTGAAATCGCTGGAGACAGCCGGCATCCGCTATTGCCGCACCGCGGACCACCCTGCTGTCGCGGATCTCGCGAAGCGCGGCATCGCGATGGAGCCGTTCGACGCCTTGTACGAGCGCAGCGACAGTTTTGAACAGGTATACGAAGATATCGCGGAGACGTTGCTGAGCCAGGCGGCCTTGAATCCGGAACAGCCGGTCGCTTACGCCGTGCCCGGCCATCCGATGGTCGCGGAGCGAACCGTCCAGCTGCTGCGCGAGCGATCCGAAGCGCGCGGCATCTCGCTTGACATCTTGGGCGGAGAGAGCTTCCTCGACCAGGCATTCGTAAGGCTGGGCTTCGATCCGATCGAGGGTTTTCAATTGCTGGACGCATCAAGCCTGAAGCGCGAGCATCTGCGTCCGACGCTGCATACCGTCGTAGGCCAGGTTTACGACGCGTATACCGCTTCGGACGTCAAGCTCACGCTGATGGGCGTCTATCCGGACGATCACGAGATCGTGCTCGGGCAGGCGCTCGGCATCGCGGGCGAGGAGCGCATCGCGCGCATTCCGCTCCACGATCTGGACCGCCAGGAGAGCTACGGCAACCTGACGTTGGTCTACGTTCCCGCCAGCGAAGATGCCGGGCTCCGGCGGCGTTCGTTCGAGCGGCTGCACGAGATCGTTTCGATACTGCGCAGTCCCGAGGGCTGCCCCTGGGATCGCGAGCAGACGCATCAGTCGATCCGTCGCAATTTCATCGAAGAGACGTACGAGGCGATCGAAGCGCTCGATCTCGACGATCCGGACGGCATGAAGGAAGAGTTCGGCGACGTGCTGCTGCAGATTCTGCTGCACAGCCAGATGGAAGAGGAGACCGGCGCGTTCGACGTCTTTGACGTGCTCGCCGAGCTGAACGACAAGCTGATCTTCCGCCATCCGCACGTATTCGGCACGGAGAACGCGGGCGATGCCGAGGAAGCGCTGCGGAACTGGGAGGCCATGAAGGCCGAGGAAAAGCGGCTCAAGGGACGCCCGGAGCGCGTGTCGCTGCTAGACGGCATTCCAAAAGACCTGCCGGCGCTGCCGCGCGCGCACAAAATTCAGAAGAAGGCGTCCGGCGTCGGCTTCGACTGGCCGGATCTCGAAGGCGTGTGGGACAAAATCGCCGAGGAGCTGGACGAGCTCAAGGCGGCGGTGCGGGACGAATCGCAAGAGCGCCAGCAAGAGGAGTTCGGAGATCTGCTGTTCGCGGTCGTGAACGCATCCCGATTCATCCATGCGGATCCGGAGGAGGCGCTTGCGGGCACGAACCGCAAGTTTGCCGCCCGTTTCCGCTATATCGAAGAACGGCTAAGTATAAGCGGCCGCAAGTTTGACGAAACTGATTTACTAGAGATGGAAGGTTGGTGGCAAGAAGCCAAGCACGCCGTCGACTAG